A region from the Aquipuribacter sp. SD81 genome encodes:
- a CDS encoding YdcF family protein codes for MALATSLALLAVLVVPAVVAVRVVQVAGRDERPQADAVVVLGAAQLDGEPAAVLESRLQHALDLYEAGVAPVVVTTGGNQEGDRFTEAGAGEAWLVDRGVPAEAVVAVTEGGNTYDSLLPVSRLAADRGWEGVVVVSDPWHVYRVRVMADTLGLPVAGASPVRDGPSTEVATRVASYVARETVAVLAHQGAVALDRALALVRGVTG; via the coding sequence GTGGCGCTCGCGACCTCGCTCGCGCTGCTCGCCGTCCTGGTGGTGCCCGCGGTTGTCGCGGTCCGCGTCGTGCAGGTCGCCGGGCGCGACGAGCGGCCGCAGGCCGACGCGGTCGTCGTGCTCGGCGCCGCGCAGCTGGACGGCGAGCCCGCCGCCGTGCTCGAGTCGCGCCTGCAGCACGCGCTCGACCTGTACGAGGCCGGCGTCGCGCCGGTCGTCGTCACGACCGGCGGGAACCAGGAGGGCGACCGCTTCACCGAGGCCGGCGCCGGCGAGGCCTGGCTCGTGGACCGCGGCGTGCCCGCCGAGGCGGTCGTCGCGGTCACCGAGGGCGGCAACACCTACGACAGCCTGCTGCCCGTGTCCCGGCTCGCGGCCGACCGCGGCTGGGAGGGTGTCGTCGTCGTGAGCGACCCGTGGCACGTCTACCGGGTCCGTGTCATGGCCGACACCCTCGGGCTCCCGGTCGCCGGGGCGAGCCCGGTGCGGGACGGACCGAGCACCGAGGTCGCGACCCGCGTCGCCAGCTACGTGGCGCGGGAGACGGTCGCGGTGCTCGCCCACCAGGGCGCGGTCGCCCTCGACCGTGCGCTCGCCCTCGTCAGGGGCGTGACCGGGTGA
- the dusB gene encoding tRNA dihydrouridine synthase DusB translates to MTATTLPPQTGAPATAGDRALRLGDRVLGAPVVLAPMAGITNAAFRRLCRELGGGAGLYVSEMVTSRALVERTPESLRLTEHHPDEPVKSVQLYATDPATAARAVDTLLELDRAEHVDLNFGCPVPKVTRRGGGAALPWKADLFRAVVRAVVRAAEPAGVPVTVKMRKGIDADHLTYLDAGRAAVDEGAAWVALHGRTAAQLYAPSADWDAIARLRDALPAEVPVLGNGDVFSAEDAVAMVERTGCDGVVVGRGCLGRPWLFADIAAALAGDPARTRPDLRTVVAAFRRHAELLADNMADEARACRDIRKHVSWYLKGYPVGHELRVRLALVDSLADIDAVTAEMPLDAAYPGEAAEGQRGRAGSPRPVALPDGWLRSRSLDASGAAEVAAAEASVSGG, encoded by the coding sequence GTGACCGCGACGACCCTGCCGCCGCAGACCGGCGCGCCCGCGACCGCGGGCGACCGGGCGCTGCGTCTCGGCGACCGCGTGCTCGGCGCGCCCGTCGTGCTCGCGCCGATGGCGGGCATCACGAACGCGGCGTTCCGGCGGCTGTGCCGCGAGCTCGGCGGCGGCGCGGGGCTGTACGTGTCCGAGATGGTGACGAGCCGTGCGCTCGTGGAGCGCACCCCGGAGTCGCTGCGCCTCACCGAGCACCACCCGGACGAGCCGGTGAAGTCGGTCCAGCTGTACGCCACCGACCCCGCCACGGCCGCCCGGGCGGTCGACACGCTGCTCGAGCTCGACCGGGCCGAGCACGTCGACCTCAACTTCGGCTGCCCCGTCCCGAAGGTCACCCGCCGCGGCGGCGGTGCCGCGCTGCCGTGGAAGGCGGACCTGTTCCGGGCGGTCGTGCGGGCGGTCGTGCGCGCCGCCGAGCCCGCCGGCGTGCCCGTCACGGTGAAGATGCGGAAGGGCATCGACGCCGACCACCTCACGTACCTCGACGCCGGTCGTGCCGCCGTCGACGAGGGCGCCGCCTGGGTCGCCCTCCACGGGCGCACCGCCGCCCAGCTGTACGCGCCGTCGGCGGACTGGGACGCCATCGCCCGGCTGCGCGACGCTCTGCCCGCGGAGGTGCCCGTCCTCGGCAACGGCGACGTGTTCTCCGCCGAGGACGCCGTCGCGATGGTCGAGCGGACCGGCTGCGACGGGGTCGTCGTCGGGCGCGGCTGTCTCGGACGGCCGTGGCTGTTCGCCGACATCGCCGCCGCCCTCGCCGGCGACCCCGCCCGCACCCGCCCCGACCTGCGGACGGTGGTGGCGGCGTTCCGCCGCCACGCCGAGCTGCTCGCCGACAACATGGCCGACGAGGCGCGCGCGTGCCGCGACATCCGCAAGCACGTGTCCTGGTACCTCAAGGGGTACCCGGTGGGCCACGAGCTCCGGGTGCGGCTCGCGCTCGTCGACAGCCTCGCCGACATCGACGCCGTCACCGCCGAGATGCCGCTGGACGCGGCCTACCCGGGCGAGGCGGCCGAGGGCCAGCGCGGCCGTGCCGGCAGCCCGCGACCCGTCGCCCTGCCCGACGGCTGGCTGCGCAGCCGCAGCCTCGACGCGAGCGGCGCGGCGGAGGTGGCGGCCGCCGAGGCGTCGGTGTCGGGCGGATGA
- a CDS encoding SDR family NAD(P)-dependent oxidoreductase — MRITDSVVMVSGAASGLGRATAQRLAADGATVVLVDLPGERLDAAAAELAGAGRVLAAPADVTDEEQLAAAVATATGAGPLRVAVACAGIAPPTKTYGKRGVAPLAGFQQVVAVNLVGTFNLFRLAAEAMVGNEEVDGDRGVLIGTASVAAFDGQVGQAAYSASKGGVAAMTLPVARDLAEHHIRVMTIAPGIMDTPMMAGLPENARASLAQQVPHPARLGRPEEYAMLAAHIVENPLLNGEVIRLDGAIRMAPR; from the coding sequence GTGAGGATCACCGACAGCGTCGTCATGGTGAGCGGGGCCGCGTCCGGCCTCGGTCGTGCCACCGCCCAGCGTCTCGCCGCCGACGGCGCGACGGTCGTGCTCGTCGACCTGCCCGGCGAGCGGCTCGACGCCGCCGCGGCGGAGCTGGCCGGCGCCGGTCGCGTGCTCGCGGCGCCCGCCGACGTCACCGACGAGGAGCAGCTGGCGGCGGCCGTCGCCACCGCGACCGGGGCCGGCCCGCTGCGGGTGGCCGTCGCGTGCGCGGGCATCGCCCCGCCGACCAAGACGTACGGCAAGCGCGGCGTCGCCCCGCTCGCCGGCTTCCAGCAGGTCGTCGCCGTCAACCTCGTCGGCACGTTCAACCTGTTCCGCCTCGCCGCGGAGGCGATGGTCGGCAACGAGGAGGTCGACGGCGACAGGGGCGTGCTCATCGGCACCGCGAGCGTCGCGGCCTTCGACGGCCAGGTCGGCCAGGCCGCGTACTCCGCGTCCAAGGGCGGCGTCGCGGCCATGACGCTGCCGGTCGCGCGCGACCTCGCCGAGCACCACATCCGCGTCATGACCATCGCGCCGGGGATCATGGACACGCCCATGATGGCGGGCCTGCCCGAGAACGCGAGGGCCTCGCTCGCGCAGCAGGTCCCGCACCCGGCCCGGCTCGGCCGTCCCGAGGAGTACGCGATGCTCGCGGCGCACATCGTCGAGAACCCGCTGCTCAACGGGGAGGTCATCCGCCTCGACGGCGCCATCCGGATGGCCCCGCGCTGA
- a CDS encoding oxidoreductase — translation MARGRRAPTRRACEGAVMDLRGRTVLVTGASDGLGLESAVALERAGARVLMTARDPAKGARAVARVQQEVPGATAQVVALDLADLASVRDAAEDVHRRVDGLDVVIANAGVMMPPERRTTADGFELQIGTNHLGHFALVGLLLPLLRQQPGSRVVSVSSLAARGGYMDLQDLQWERRPYDRQQAYGASKLANLLFAFELERRLRAAGAATLSVAAHPGVSGTNLMSTMRVPSVLERLSKLVMASPRQAARPQLHAATAPGVVGGEFWGPKGLGEVRGRGVAHATVPSNALDQQVARDLWTASEELTGVTVDLPSPTS, via the coding sequence GTGGCGCGGGGCCGACGCGCCCCGACGCGCCGGGCGTGTGAGGGTGCCGTCATGGACCTACGCGGACGCACGGTGCTGGTGACAGGTGCGAGCGACGGGCTCGGTCTCGAGTCCGCCGTCGCGCTGGAGCGCGCCGGGGCGCGCGTGCTCATGACGGCCCGGGACCCCGCCAAGGGGGCCCGTGCCGTCGCACGTGTGCAGCAGGAGGTGCCGGGCGCGACGGCGCAGGTCGTCGCGCTCGACCTCGCCGACCTCGCCTCGGTGCGCGACGCCGCCGAGGACGTGCACCGCCGCGTCGACGGCCTCGACGTCGTCATCGCCAACGCCGGCGTCATGATGCCGCCGGAGCGCCGCACGACCGCGGACGGCTTCGAGCTGCAGATCGGCACCAACCACCTCGGGCACTTCGCGCTCGTGGGCCTGCTCCTGCCGCTGCTGCGGCAGCAGCCGGGCTCACGCGTGGTGAGCGTGTCGAGCCTCGCGGCGCGCGGCGGCTACATGGACCTGCAGGACCTGCAGTGGGAGCGCCGCCCGTACGACCGGCAGCAGGCCTACGGCGCGAGCAAGCTCGCGAACCTGCTGTTCGCCTTCGAGCTGGAGCGGCGGCTGCGCGCCGCGGGCGCGGCCACCCTGAGCGTCGCCGCGCACCCCGGGGTGAGCGGCACGAACCTCATGTCGACGATGCGGGTCCCGTCGGTCCTGGAGCGTCTGAGCAAGCTCGTCATGGCCTCACCGCGGCAGGCGGCGCGGCCCCAGCTGCACGCCGCGACCGCACCCGGCGTGGTGGGTGGGGAGTTCTGGGGGCCGAAGGGGCTCGGCGAGGTCCGTGGCCGCGGCGTGGCGCACGCCACCGTCCCCTCCAACGCGCTCGACCAGCAGGTCGCGCGCGACCTGTGGACGGCTTCGGAGGAGCTGACGGGCGTGACGGTCGACCTGCCGTCGCCCACCTCCTGA
- a CDS encoding MSMEG_6728 family protein, whose translation MQTFLPYPDDRASAAVLDDKRLGKQRVECLQVLRALTWVDYGWRNHPAVRMWRGFVPALVAYSAAVCDEWAARGRVDAVKETVLSFTGGVEPDRDRLVADGQVPPWLGLDAVHQSHRSALVRKDPAHYRPFFPDVPDDLPYVWPRASFPRWPLRRGHHHALPLAAALDLVGAETVPEDWAAVLADLAAGRSREVVGDADALPLLGVLAGLVTPGRTVWLSPGARLAASSPAPAPGPPLEGSVRSASIARQPGEADLVQVAAEAAALDDPEFRFLRPHQVARGLPDGTGLVVLDPDLGAAPTASGHPAPVLRLRAA comes from the coding sequence GTGCAGACCTTCCTGCCCTACCCCGACGACCGGGCGAGCGCCGCGGTCCTCGACGACAAGCGGCTCGGCAAGCAGCGGGTGGAGTGCCTGCAGGTGCTGCGCGCACTCACGTGGGTCGACTACGGCTGGCGCAACCACCCCGCGGTGCGGATGTGGCGCGGGTTCGTGCCCGCGCTCGTGGCGTACTCGGCGGCCGTCTGCGACGAGTGGGCGGCGCGGGGACGCGTGGACGCGGTGAAGGAGACGGTGCTGTCGTTCACCGGTGGGGTCGAGCCGGACCGCGACCGGCTGGTGGCCGACGGGCAGGTGCCGCCGTGGCTCGGGCTCGACGCCGTGCACCAGTCCCACCGCTCGGCGCTCGTGCGCAAGGACCCGGCGCACTACCGGCCGTTCTTCCCCGACGTGCCCGACGACCTGCCGTACGTGTGGCCGCGCGCGTCGTTCCCCCGCTGGCCGCTGCGGCGCGGGCACCACCACGCGCTGCCCCTGGCCGCGGCCCTCGACCTCGTCGGTGCCGAGACGGTGCCGGAGGACTGGGCCGCGGTGCTGGCCGACCTCGCCGCCGGCCGCTCCCGCGAGGTGGTCGGCGATGCCGACGCGCTGCCGCTGCTCGGCGTGCTCGCGGGCCTCGTGACGCCCGGCCGCACCGTGTGGCTGAGCCCGGGGGCACGCCTCGCCGCCTCCTCCCCCGCCCCGGCCCCGGGGCCGCCGCTGGAGGGCAGCGTGCGGTCCGCCTCGATCGCGCGGCAGCCGGGTGAGGCGGACCTGGTCCAGGTCGCGGCGGAGGCGGCCGCCCTCGACGACCCGGAGTTCCGCTTCCTGCGGCCGCACCAGGTCGCGCGGGGCCTGCCGGACGGCACGGGCCTCGTCGTGCTCGACCCCGACCTCGGTGCGGCGCCGACCGCGAGCGGCCACCCTGCGCCCGTGCTGAGGCTTCGCGCCGCCTGA
- a CDS encoding putative bifunctional diguanylate cyclase/phosphodiesterase yields MPRATQHVVADGVDPAGAVDPDVPVADRADGLLARTRRLFLVAALVSLGFTLPAPLVGGSGAGVVLALAGAAVVATSSVLRYRRRRPWWGHDAAEALGVAAFSAACSQPAVGFGFAFALLWFRSVHGSTREMVVYAGGLAGGLLAAVPLWSAVPGHEGSTPAEPILGALPVMLVTAGVARYLAVELIAREQAQRRDAALARLGGNLLGVTEREVVYAHAWRATEEICRASPGLRVLAVARDDDDHPHVRGQTAGWRHEPVHLPDTVSLPRRVTDVPADLAAALDEAAGVRCAWALVPLPDQPEGDLVVGAPGQVPQDVLVALRSMTSQVALACRAGDAHADLARQASTDGLTALANRTSFTAALARALQDEPGTALLFIDLDDFKVVNDGRGHVVGDELLREVATRLAGAVRPGDACARLGGDEFGVLLTGVDEAAALEVAHDVVAALGQGFRLRGASVSLGASVGVAMADDGVDAIGLVQRADVAMYAAKAAGKGRVQLFGTDLLRPDAEARFHAELAAAAPLGQVVVHYQPVLDARDGRCTAVEALVRWQHPERGLLAPGHFVAAAERSGAVVAIGAAVLEAACDFAGALDDAGHESVTVHVNVSAVQLTHPGFYDLVADCLVRHGMVPGRLCLEVTESMVLDDPGIADRLHSLVDLGVRVAIDDFGTGYSALTTLTTLPLHTVKIDRSFVTGLPDDTRGSTVVDAIVDLAHRLGLRAVAEGVERPEQQDALRRAGVDAVQGFLHRRPGTDAEVLRWLAARTAAPVTAPLALVRQRTG; encoded by the coding sequence ATGCCGCGAGCGACGCAGCACGTGGTGGCCGACGGCGTCGACCCCGCGGGAGCCGTCGACCCCGACGTCCCCGTCGCCGACCGGGCTGACGGCCTGCTCGCCCGCACCCGGCGCCTGTTCCTCGTCGCGGCGCTGGTCTCCCTCGGCTTCACCCTGCCGGCCCCCCTCGTCGGCGGCAGCGGCGCCGGCGTGGTGCTCGCGCTGGCGGGCGCAGCGGTCGTCGCCACCTCCTCCGTGCTGCGCTACCGGCGCCGACGCCCGTGGTGGGGCCACGACGCGGCGGAGGCGCTCGGCGTCGCGGCCTTCTCCGCCGCCTGCTCACAGCCCGCGGTCGGCTTCGGCTTCGCCTTCGCGCTGCTGTGGTTCCGCAGCGTGCACGGCAGCACCCGCGAGATGGTGGTGTACGCCGGCGGGCTGGCCGGCGGGCTGCTGGCCGCCGTCCCTCTGTGGTCCGCCGTGCCCGGTCACGAGGGGTCCACCCCGGCCGAGCCGATCCTCGGCGCGCTGCCGGTCATGCTCGTCACGGCCGGCGTGGCGCGCTACCTCGCCGTGGAGCTCATCGCGCGCGAGCAGGCACAGCGGCGGGACGCGGCCCTCGCCCGGCTGGGCGGCAACCTGCTGGGGGTCACCGAGCGCGAGGTGGTGTACGCCCACGCCTGGCGCGCGACCGAGGAGATCTGCCGCGCCTCACCCGGCCTGCGCGTGCTCGCGGTCGCCCGGGACGACGACGACCACCCGCACGTGCGCGGCCAGACGGCGGGCTGGCGGCACGAGCCCGTGCACCTGCCGGACACCGTGTCGCTGCCCCGGCGGGTCACGGACGTGCCCGCCGACCTCGCCGCCGCGCTCGACGAGGCCGCCGGCGTCCGTTGCGCGTGGGCCCTGGTGCCCCTGCCCGACCAGCCGGAGGGCGACCTCGTCGTCGGCGCCCCCGGCCAGGTGCCGCAGGACGTGCTGGTGGCGCTCCGCTCGATGACGTCGCAGGTCGCCCTCGCCTGCCGGGCCGGCGACGCCCACGCCGACCTCGCGCGGCAGGCCTCCACCGACGGGCTGACGGCGCTCGCGAACCGCACCTCCTTCACCGCCGCGCTGGCCCGGGCGCTGCAGGACGAGCCGGGTACCGCGCTGCTGTTCATCGACCTCGACGACTTCAAGGTCGTCAACGACGGCCGCGGCCACGTCGTCGGGGACGAGCTGCTCCGCGAGGTCGCGACCCGCCTGGCGGGTGCCGTCCGACCGGGCGACGCGTGCGCGCGCCTCGGCGGCGACGAGTTCGGCGTCCTGCTCACCGGTGTCGACGAGGCGGCCGCCCTCGAGGTCGCCCACGACGTCGTGGCGGCGCTGGGCCAGGGCTTCCGGCTGCGCGGGGCTTCGGTGTCGCTCGGCGCGAGCGTCGGCGTGGCCATGGCCGACGACGGCGTCGACGCGATCGGCCTCGTCCAGCGCGCCGACGTCGCGATGTACGCCGCGAAGGCGGCGGGCAAGGGGCGGGTCCAGCTGTTCGGGACCGACCTGCTCCGCCCGGACGCGGAGGCCCGGTTCCACGCCGAGCTCGCGGCGGCCGCACCGCTCGGCCAGGTGGTCGTGCACTACCAGCCGGTCCTCGACGCCCGGGACGGACGCTGCACCGCCGTGGAGGCGCTCGTCCGGTGGCAGCACCCCGAGCGGGGCCTCCTCGCCCCCGGGCACTTCGTGGCCGCCGCCGAGCGCAGCGGGGCCGTCGTCGCGATCGGGGCGGCGGTGCTGGAGGCCGCGTGCGACTTCGCGGGTGCCCTCGACGACGCAGGGCACGAGTCGGTCACCGTCCACGTCAACGTGTCGGCCGTCCAGCTCACGCACCCGGGCTTCTACGACCTCGTGGCCGACTGCCTCGTGCGGCACGGGATGGTCCCGGGACGGCTGTGCCTGGAGGTGACCGAGTCGATGGTCCTCGACGACCCGGGGATCGCCGACCGGCTGCACAGCCTGGTCGACCTCGGGGTCCGCGTCGCGATCGACGACTTCGGCACCGGCTACTCGGCCCTCACCACGCTCACGACGCTCCCGCTGCACACCGTGAAGATCGACCGCTCGTTCGTCACCGGGCTGCCGGACGACACCCGCGGGAGCACCGTCGTCGACGCCATCGTCGACCTCGCGCACCGACTCGGCCTGCGCGCGGTGGCGGAGGGCGTCGAGCGCCCCGAGCAGCAGGACGCGCTGCGCCGCGCCGGCGTCGACGCGGTGCAGGGGTTCCTGCACCGCCGCCCCGGCACCGACGCCGAGGTGCTGCGCTGGCTCGCGGCGCGCACGGCGGCCCCCGTCACCGCACCCCTCGCCCTCGTGCGGCAGCGGACCGGCTGA
- a CDS encoding glycine--tRNA ligase, translating to MAAKASSRIDDVVSLSKRRGFVYPSGEIYGGTRSAWDYGPLGVELKENVKRQWWRYMVTSREDVVGLDSSVILPRQVWVASGHVGAFTDPLTECQSCHKRFRADQLLEEFEEKKGRAPENGLADIACANCGTRGQWTEPRDFNGLLRTYLGPVEDESGLHYLRPETAQGIFVNFANVMGSARKKPPFGIGQVGKSFRNEITPGNFIFRTREFEQMEMEFFVAPGTDEEWHQYWIDHRTDWYVDLGIDRDNLRHYEHPKEKLSHYSKRTVDIEYRFGFSGSEWGELEGVANRTDFDLTTHSQHSGQDLSYFDQTTNERWVPYVIEPAAGVGRPMMAFLLEAYTVDEAPNAKGGVDQRVVLRLDRRLAPVKVAVLPLSRNADLSPKAKDLATALRKHWNVEFDDAGAIGRRYRRQDEIGTPFCVTVDFDTLEDQAVTVRERDTMTQERIGLDAIEGWLAARLVGC from the coding sequence ATGGCAGCGAAGGCATCCAGCCGCATCGACGACGTCGTCAGCCTCAGCAAGCGCCGGGGGTTCGTCTACCCCAGCGGCGAGATCTACGGCGGCACCCGCTCCGCGTGGGACTACGGCCCCCTCGGCGTCGAGCTCAAGGAGAACGTGAAGCGCCAGTGGTGGCGCTACATGGTGACGAGCCGCGAGGACGTCGTCGGCCTCGACTCCTCCGTCATCCTGCCGCGCCAGGTGTGGGTCGCCTCCGGCCACGTCGGCGCCTTCACCGACCCGCTCACGGAGTGCCAGAGCTGCCACAAGCGCTTCCGCGCCGACCAGCTGCTGGAGGAGTTCGAGGAGAAGAAGGGCCGGGCGCCCGAGAACGGCCTCGCCGACATCGCGTGCGCCAACTGCGGCACCCGCGGGCAGTGGACGGAGCCGCGCGACTTCAACGGCCTGCTGCGGACCTACCTCGGCCCGGTCGAGGACGAGTCGGGGCTGCACTACCTGCGCCCCGAGACCGCGCAGGGCATCTTCGTCAACTTCGCCAACGTCATGGGCTCGGCGCGCAAGAAGCCGCCGTTCGGCATCGGCCAGGTCGGCAAGTCGTTCCGCAACGAGATCACCCCCGGCAACTTCATCTTCCGCACCCGCGAGTTCGAGCAGATGGAGATGGAGTTCTTCGTCGCCCCCGGCACCGACGAGGAGTGGCACCAGTACTGGATCGACCACCGGACCGACTGGTACGTCGACCTCGGCATCGACCGCGACAACCTCCGTCACTACGAGCACCCGAAGGAGAAGCTGTCGCACTACTCGAAGCGAACCGTCGACATCGAGTACCGCTTCGGCTTCAGCGGCAGCGAGTGGGGCGAGCTGGAGGGCGTCGCGAACCGCACCGACTTCGACCTGACGACGCACTCGCAGCACTCGGGCCAGGACCTGTCGTACTTCGACCAGACCACGAACGAGCGCTGGGTGCCGTACGTCATCGAGCCCGCAGCGGGTGTCGGCCGGCCGATGATGGCGTTCCTGCTCGAGGCGTACACCGTCGACGAGGCGCCGAACGCCAAGGGAGGCGTCGACCAGCGCGTCGTGCTCAGGCTCGACCGCCGGCTCGCGCCGGTCAAGGTCGCCGTCCTGCCGCTGTCGCGCAACGCAGACCTCTCGCCCAAGGCGAAGGACCTCGCGACCGCCCTGCGGAAGCACTGGAACGTCGAGTTCGACGACGCCGGGGCGATCGGGCGGCGCTACCGCCGCCAGGACGAGATCGGTACGCCGTTCTGCGTGACGGTCGACTTCGACACCCTCGAGGACCAGGCCGTCACCGTCCGCGAACGCGACACGATGACGCAGGAGCGCATCGGGCTCGACGCCATCGAGGGCTGGCTGGCCGCCCGGCTCGTCGGCTGCTGA
- a CDS encoding antibiotic biosynthesis monooxygenase family protein, whose product MLAVTRYRVPDSESPQFLERARTALAVLAARPGHVHGVVGRSTDEPDLWTLTTWWDSVGAYRRALGSYEVKLHAHPLMYLAVDEPSAFEPLVESGPGGALRERGSDRAADADTIGLGDDKV is encoded by the coding sequence GTGCTCGCCGTCACCCGTTACCGCGTCCCGGACTCCGAGTCGCCGCAGTTCCTCGAGCGCGCCCGCACGGCCCTCGCCGTGCTCGCCGCCCGGCCCGGCCACGTGCACGGTGTCGTCGGGCGCTCCACCGACGAGCCCGACCTGTGGACCCTCACGACGTGGTGGGACTCGGTCGGCGCCTACCGGCGGGCGCTGGGCTCCTACGAGGTCAAGCTGCACGCGCACCCGCTCATGTACCTCGCCGTCGACGAGCCGTCGGCGTTCGAGCCGCTCGTGGAGTCCGGACCGGGCGGCGCGCTGCGGGAGCGGGGGAGCGACCGGGCCGCCGACGCCGACACCATCGGCCTGGGCGACGACAAGGTCTGA
- a CDS encoding metal ABC transporter substrate-binding protein, which translates to MRLSRPVTLLGGVAASALVLAACGGADDGTQDAAPLDVADAVAAEEASRAATSTAAPAGEAGSSLAVTAAFYPLQYVTEQVGGDRVEVTALTPPGVEAHDLELSPQSLAGLQDTDLLVLLGGFQPAVDEAAGSAGVPTLDLAPVADRPYGEDAGEHEHADDEHTDDEHTDEHAEDEHAEDEHADEHDHGDTDPHFWTDPTHVAEAAGLVAAELTELDPAGEETYATNLAALQDELAGLDERMRTALADCEVEVLVTAHDAFGYFADRYGFEVRPINGLTPDQEPDARTLGEIADFVEDSGVSTVYTETLVSSRVADTVAAEAGVTTAVLDPVEGLTEESAAQDYVGVMEANTEAVRAGQSCR; encoded by the coding sequence ATGCGCCTCTCCCGTCCGGTGACCCTGCTCGGCGGCGTCGCCGCGTCCGCTCTCGTCCTCGCCGCGTGCGGCGGGGCCGACGACGGCACCCAGGACGCCGCGCCGCTCGACGTCGCCGACGCGGTCGCCGCGGAGGAGGCCTCCCGGGCGGCGACCTCCACTGCGGCACCGGCCGGCGAGGCCGGCTCGTCGCTCGCGGTGACGGCCGCGTTCTACCCGCTGCAGTACGTCACCGAGCAGGTCGGCGGCGACCGGGTCGAGGTCACCGCGCTGACCCCGCCCGGGGTGGAGGCGCACGACCTCGAGCTGAGCCCGCAGTCGCTGGCGGGGCTGCAGGACACGGACCTGCTGGTCCTGCTCGGCGGCTTCCAGCCGGCGGTCGACGAGGCGGCGGGCAGCGCCGGGGTGCCGACGCTCGACCTCGCGCCGGTCGCCGACCGGCCCTACGGGGAGGACGCCGGGGAGCACGAGCACGCCGACGACGAGCACACCGACGACGAGCACACCGACGAGCACGCCGAGGACGAGCACGCCGAGGACGAGCACGCCGACGAGCACGACCACGGCGACACCGACCCGCACTTCTGGACCGACCCCACGCACGTGGCCGAGGCGGCGGGCCTCGTCGCGGCCGAGCTCACCGAGCTCGACCCGGCCGGTGAGGAGACGTACGCGACCAACCTCGCCGCCCTCCAGGACGAGCTGGCCGGCCTGGACGAGCGGATGCGCACGGCCCTCGCGGACTGCGAGGTTGAGGTGCTCGTCACCGCGCACGACGCCTTCGGGTACTTCGCCGACCGCTACGGCTTCGAGGTCAGGCCCATCAACGGCCTGACGCCCGACCAGGAGCCGGACGCGCGCACCCTCGGCGAGATCGCCGACTTCGTCGAGGACAGCGGCGTCTCGACGGTCTACACCGAGACGCTGGTCTCCTCGCGCGTCGCCGACACCGTCGCGGCGGAGGCGGGCGTGACGACGGCGGTCCTCGACCCCGTCGAGGGACTCACCGAGGAGTCCGCGGCACAGGACTACGTTGGCGTCATGGAGGCGAACACCGAGGCCGTTCGCGCGGGCCAGTCGTGCCGCTGA
- a CDS encoding metal ABC transporter ATP-binding protein, whose amino-acid sequence MPLTSASRSAAVRVARDGSVPALSVRHATVGYDRRPVVRDADLEVADGEAVALLGANGSGKSTLVRGVLGLADVLEGHVDVLGEHVEHGASAAASLVGYVPQRHSVSGAVPSTAAEVVASGLLASRGFWRSPRRGDRARVLGALDEVGLADRAHERLSRMSGGQQRRVLIARALVSDPCLLVLDEPTVGVDRASTEQLVATLAGVKASGRALLVVTHDLAELQDVPDRAVTLVGGRVVEDVRLRRPDRTAV is encoded by the coding sequence GTGCCGCTGACCAGCGCGTCGCGGTCGGCGGCCGTCCGGGTCGCGCGCGACGGCAGCGTCCCCGCGCTGTCGGTGCGGCACGCGACGGTCGGCTACGACCGTCGGCCCGTCGTCCGCGACGCCGACCTCGAGGTCGCCGACGGCGAGGCCGTGGCCCTGCTCGGGGCCAACGGCTCCGGCAAGTCGACGCTCGTGCGGGGCGTGCTCGGCCTCGCCGACGTGCTCGAGGGCCACGTCGACGTGCTCGGGGAGCACGTGGAGCACGGCGCGTCCGCCGCGGCGAGCCTCGTCGGCTACGTGCCGCAGCGCCACAGCGTCTCCGGCGCCGTGCCGAGCACGGCGGCGGAGGTCGTCGCCTCCGGGCTCCTCGCCTCGCGCGGGTTCTGGCGTTCGCCGCGGCGCGGCGACCGCGCTCGCGTGCTCGGCGCGCTCGACGAGGTGGGGCTCGCCGACCGCGCGCACGAGCGGCTGTCGCGGATGTCCGGCGGCCAGCAGCGGCGGGTGCTCATCGCGCGGGCGCTCGTGTCCGACCCCTGCCTGCTCGTGCTCGACGAGCCGACGGTCGGCGTGGACCGGGCGAGCACGGAGCAGCTCGTCGCCACGCTCGCCGGTGTCAAGGCGAGCGGGCGGGCGCTGCTCGTCGTCACCCACGACCTCGCGGAGCTGCAGGACGTGCCGGACCGTGCCGTCACCCTCGTCGGCGGCCGCGTGGTCGAGGACGTCCGGCTGCGGCGACCCGACCGGACGGCGGTGTGA